A portion of the Caenorhabditis elegans chromosome III genome contains these proteins:
- the Y22D7AL.16 gene encoding C2H2-type domain-containing protein (Partially confirmed by transcript evidence) yields the protein MSSSEDNRRTKKDYKKRSKQNRERSRSPIARNRSRSTSRGTFEEIDSPVRDRSRTPKAPQFNCRQCRKAFDSIRELAEHEIKNHEDQFNCYHCDKKSESIERLAAHTAHRHGPKPVICAYCQEPFGKSSELMSDDDWDEFRDHIFKETVKKRMYRHGSRNSSQNVSVGGALRGVGSCPHGPPVKCKNFPQCPGAKCIYSHNMCRYEDTCNKSTCPFDHSNRPRTCMTCVNDMKSRRRNY from the exons ATGAGCAGCAGCGAGGATAATCGCAGAACTAAGAAGGACTATAAGAAAAG gtCAAAACAAAACAGGGAAAGGTCTAGAAG TCCAATTGCAAGAAACCGCAGCCGCTCAACAAGCCGTGGGACGTTTGAGGAGATTGa CTCCCCAGTCCGTGACCGTTCTCGGACACCGAAGGCTCCCCAATTCAACTGCCGTCAGTGCCGGAAAGCTTTCGACTCGATTCGGGAGCTCGCGGAGCACGAGATTAAAAATCATGAAGATCAATTTAATTGCTATCATTGTGACAAG aaatccgaATCAATTGAGCGCCTGGCGGCCCATACCGCCCACCGACACGGCCCAAAGCCTGTAATCTGCGCGTATTGCCAGGAGCCATTTGGTAAAAGCTCTGAATTAATGTCAGATGATGATTGGGACGAGTTCAGGGATCATATTTTTAAg GAGACAGTAAAAAAGCGGATGTATCGCCATGGAAGCCGTAATTCCAGTCAAAATGTCTCAGTTGGTGGTGCTCTCCGTGGAGTTGGATCCTGTCCTCATGGCCCGCCGGTCAAGTGCAA aaactTCCCCCAATGTCCTGGAGCCAAATGCATATATTCCCATAATATGTGCCGTTATGAGGACACTTGTAACAAATCCACATGTCCATTTGATCATTCAAACCGCCCGAGAACCTGCATGACCTGCGTCAACGATATGAAGTCCAGACGTCGAAATTATtga
- the cht-4 gene encoding GH18 domain-containing protein (Confirmed by transcript evidence) produces the protein MFLLIFSLLLLILPVHTVPVACYYILNQPDISKVPKNLCTHIILINSAHVSEDGRLQGFEQDLEHFSELFDGKIELFVSITSSNPSFSFLTSNTTLMHNFSSTVTQVLQKYRLNGVDIDWEFPVWSRDAQKSDKAHFATFLRILKSHLKPADLKLSVAVSGPPTISRKAYDVDALKMYADMVQIMNYDFHVFNRYSNPFVGFNAPLHPMRAEISVLGEMNAEASMKTWYDLGLPRNISFFGIPTYARAFQLLTHYLHKPYSPAIRARPEITNLPDVCIFAQSGYYTTVWNHHAQAPYLYGDDGIWVSYENQQSILAKMAFARKLQVGGVMVFSIGSDDVTGKCGHGPYPLLTKISKLANF, from the exons atgtttttattgattttttctctattaTTGCTAATACTCCCTGTACACACGGTTCCAGTGGCATGTTATTATATTCTCAATCAACCGGATATTTCAAAAGTGCCGAAAAATCTGTGCACCCATATTATATTAATCAATTCGGCACATGTTTCTGAAGATGGGCGGTTGCAGGGATTTGAGCAggatttggagcatttttcagagctctttgatgggaaaattgaactttttgtgtCAATTACGTCTTCTAATCcgtctttttcgtttttg acttccAACACCACACTCATGCACAATTTTTcgagtacagtaacccaagtTCTACAAAAATACCGACTGAATGGAGTAGATATAGACTGGGAATTTCCAGTGTGGAGTAGGGATGCACAGAAGTCGGATAAAGCTCATTTCGCAACATTTTTACGG ATTCTAAAATCCCACCTAAAACCGGCTGATCTCAAGCTTTCTGTGGCTGTATCCGGGCCGCCAACTATTTCCAGAAAAGCTTATGACGTGGatgctctgaaaat GTACGCTGATATGGTCCAAATTATGAATTACGATTTCCACGTGTTCAACAgatacagtaacccatttGTGGGGTTTAATGCTCCGCTGCATCCGATGAGAGCAGAAATTTCAGTGCTCGGGGAGATGAATGcg gaagCTTCAATGAAAACCTGGTACGACTTGGGCCTCCCGaggaatatttcatttttcggaatcCCGACGTATGCCAGGGCATTTCAGCTTCTAACACATTATCTGCATAAACCGTACAGCCCTGCAATCAGAGCACGGCCTGAAATTACTAATCTGCCAGAT gtgTGCATCTTTGCTCAATCCGGGTACTACACAACAGTATGGAATCATCACGCACAGGCTCCATATCTCTATG GTGACGATGGAATTTGGGTGTCCTATGAAAACCAGCAGAGCATCCTTGCAAAAATGGCGTTTGCTCGGAAGCTCCAAGTGGGCGGAGTCATGGTTTTTTCGATTGGGAGTGATGACGTCACTGGGAAGTGTGGACACGGCCCATACCCgcttttgacaaaaatttcgaagctggctaatttttga
- the Y22D7AR.3 gene encoding Ovule protein (Confirmed by transcript evidence), translated as MVPNFTNIPIFCWLAQLHEMLGGICSTSPRIIDYCTRIFHLSPKIRRRTIRGIFADSFVKLSIFF; from the exons ATGGTCCCGAATTTCacaaatattccaattttttgttggctGGCTCAATTGCACGAAATGCTCGGCGGGatat gctCTACGTCGCCGCGAATTATCGATTATTGTACCCGAATATTTCATTTGTCGCCGAAAATCCGACGTCGAACCATTCGAGGAATCTTCGCCGACTCCTTCGtaaagttatcgatttttttttga
- the glb-30 gene encoding Globin domain-containing protein (Confirmed by transcript evidence) has protein sequence MESLSHLTPIDREILNKSWGIVSKDMQQVAVNIFQMIFEQAPDAKLMFSFMMKDYKEDKKSNEFIFHAVRFLQVIESTMTHLEDPAQLDAVFLNLGKIHAKHEEQLGFSAHYWSVFKECVLFHFRKAMKSHNKFHKRNEMSFAEIDSAIILWREVLRFIIDRMKVGYSESGAIRKSNKQAINGQHSISGDDSGLSSGLSVETKQDLTQVKISAFSGRQHRTASTRHSLAYITATPAEPMTSSTCNFLKTLASMSPKCVRRRFSASPNARMHV, from the exons atggAGTCATTATCCCATTTGACACCGATAGACAGGGAAATTCTGAACAAGTCCTGGGGAATTGTGtccaa agacatGCAACAAGTGGCTGTAAATATATTCCAAATGATATTCGAACAAGCTCCCGATGCAAAACTCATGTTCTCCTTCATGATGAAAGACTATAA agaggACAAAAAGAGCAACGAGTTCATTTTTCACGCAGTGCGGTTTTTGCAG gttATCGAGTCAACAATGACACATTTGGAAGATCCTGCTCAACTCGACGcggtttttctaaatttgggaaaaatccACGCAAAACATGAAGAACAGCTGGGTTTTAG CGCTCATTATTGGTCGGTTTTCAAGGAATGTGTGTTGTTTCATTTTCGGAAAGCAATGAAATCACATAATAA GTTCCACAAGCGAAATGAAATGTCGTTTGCCGAAATCGATTCGGCCATTATTCTGTGGCGGGAGGTGCTCCGCTTCATCATTGATCGCATGAAGGTCGGATATTCCGAGTCGGGAGCTATTAGAAAATCCAATAAACAG gcAATAAACGGCCAGCACTCGATATCCGGCGATGACTCGGGCCTAAGCTCGGGCTTAAGCGTCGAAACGAAACAGGACCTTACTCAGGtgaaaatttctgcattttctgGCAGACAACATCGCACGGCTTCCACCCGTCACAGCTTGGCCTACATAACTGCCACACCGGCAGAGCCGATGACGTCATCGACCTGTAACTTTCTGAAAACGCTGGCCTCAATGTCGCCGAAATGTGTTAGACGACGATTTTCAGCATCTCCAAATGCTAGAATGCATGtttaa
- the Y22D7AL.15 gene encoding LITAF domain-containing protein (Confirmed by transcript evidence): MGNPETAQVYPVATGPQMDSAPPPYTVVGGAPVAVEMQPVYAAYPQQQAYGQPTVVQAHVVQQPTQATVIISASVKHVDQDKPYLEYCPRCQTSVTTRTVHSIGTCWWIILFIGVFVFCWPILYCLCCAGSKDVKHFCPNCGTMLACKKRGC; the protein is encoded by the exons atGGGTAACCCAGAAACAGCGCAAGTGTACCCAGTCGCTACGGGACCCCAAATGGATTCAGCTCCGCCCCCGTATACGGTAGTGGGCGGCGCGCCAGTTGCCGTGGAAATGCAGCCGGTTTATGCGGCTTATCCCCAACAACAGGCTTACGGCCAGCCGACTGTTGTGCAGGCTCATGTAGTCCAGCAGCCTACTCAGGCTACTGTAATCATTAGTGCTTCTGTGAAACACGTGGATCAGGATAAACCATATTTGGAGTACTGTCCGAGATGTCAG acatCTGTAACAACTCGAACTGTTCACTCAATTGGAACCTGCTGGTggattattttattcattgGAGTTTTCGTTTTCTGCTGGCCAATTCTTTACTGTCTTTGCTGTGCCGGTTCAAAGGATGTTAAGCATTTTTGCCCGAATTGTGGAACCATGTTGGCTTGCAAGAAGAGAGGATGCTaa